One Acropora palmata chromosome 2, jaAcrPala1.3, whole genome shotgun sequence genomic window, CCTGAGGATTTTAAGGATGCATCTGAAAACGCAGAAATAGGTAAGTAACATCCACGCTATTCCAAGtcagtaaaaataaaccagGAAACCCTTAGCGGGAAGTAATTTTGTATTAGCTCTTGAGAGCTTTCATTTTCTGACCCGCGTGTAAACACTCTGAGAcccttttcgttttctttatAGAATCAGCGCTTCTCTGGTTAAGCTAGTATAAATAGTATTGACCCTTTTAAATCAATCGAAAAGCAGTTTCAGTCTTATTTTGTCTGATTGTTTATTCACCATTTGCATAGCTATATAAGGAAAGATTTTGCCTTGTcggcttttttgttttcctttctttacaTGTAAAGTAAGTCTACCGTAAAAACTACTTGAAATATTTCCACACTCGCATcagtgacaattttttttcgtgatCGTTTAGCTTCCAGAAGCCTTCAGCATAAACTTGCGGCTTTTCAAGCAAGACTGAACGCCAGGAAACGGCGCAAGGCGCGAACGTGTTTTACAAATCAACAAATATTTGAGCTGGAGAGGAGATTTGTGTATCAAAAGTACCTTTCGCCTTCGGACAGAGACGAGATAGCGCATTCGCTGGGAATTTCAGGTGCTCAAGTAATCACTTGGTTTCAAAATAGGAGAGCGAAATTTCGACGTGATCTTGAAGAACTGAAAAGCGACGTTCAAGCTGCGAAGATTATGGACAACAGAGAGATCAGCAAATTGTGTAAGCGGTTAGAAATTTAACCAGTAAAGACATGTTGGGGTGGTGAAATGATGAAGCCTTAGAAATCCTTACTTTGTCTGCTTACATATAATCCAGACACTCAAGATGAAACATTGGTTCATGACGTGAATTGTCTTTACGATTTTCCTTAAGCATTTATCTTAACATTTTCAATTCAGTCGTCACGCCAACATTCAACAAGAGAAACTTAACATATCATAACCTCGTACGACTCAACATGGTAAGACAAAACTAATTTTTGAGGGAAAAACTATCACTTCAGCTAAGTTTTTGTAGCGGTAAAATTGCTTCTGTTCAGCTGATTTTGGGGTTGATATTTGCGAACAAATCCCCTTACACAACATGATTTGACTCGAGGTTAAATGCTTGCTAAACTTTACAGTCCGCAATCATAAATCAACGAGTTTTATGACACAAAGATTGAGGTAAAGCGCGACATAAATCATCTTTGCTGTCCACTTAGCCAGCCAGAACTTGGCAAGCTTGGGCTATTTTTGGCCCGACAGATCAAAGCTGGTAACCGGACATTCTCGAGTTTAATCTACGATAGCTCTAAATTAACATAACTGTTTCTTTTATGAACAAGTCAAGAGTTTCTTTGGTCTAGGTTCCGATTCCGCAAAATTTTCACAACATGACATCCGTCGAAATTCCAAGCTGAGTGCAGTCTCTCTAGTTTGTAAGGGTTGTAAATATAAAGTTTCAGAGGTTCAGGTTTTAGTGAATAAACCAACATAAGTTTAAAAATTTGGCGTTTCTTTTTCCTATTCAATATCGAAACAATGCTATTGTGAGTTCAGCAATGTTATATGTATTTTAAGACAGCCAAGCCTGTTCCATTCCTCAAAGGACTTCTGCCGACATTGTTCGCTACAGAGGACTTCATCAGTTAAAAAAGGTGACTTAAAAGATAAGTTTGATTTATGATATTTTGAGGCCGAACAATGAAACTACAGTTTCGTTCTGTATCGAAGGGCTACACATTCAAGTTAATAATTCAAGGAGGAGAAATCCATTGTGTTATCACTTTGCCACAAAGTGACTTCTGTTAACTGTGTGATTCCTTGTCGGCAGAAACaatttccttgaaaaaatGATTTATAAACTCAGGAAACATAGGTGCGAAACCATTCGTTGACGTCAAAGTGTTGAAGATTGGCAATAGTGCTCGTATCTCCTGCAGTCGTGATGGATTACTTGAATAACAAATGTCGTGGGAAAGATAGAAAAGGGCATTGTTTAGAAATCATCTCCTCGCTGCCGGTGGCCCGAGAAATTAAAAACGCGAACGACACATGAACACAACTGGCCCAGTACCCTAAAATGCAACTTACATATGGTTATTGTCCTGTATATGCTTGGTAAgttataaatatcataaatATTGTGAAAAGCCAGTGATTTGACAAAACTATTGATTGCAATGAAGGAAGCGGGAAGTGCAATAAAAATGGCAGCAAAGATGGAACACATTTATCTCAGTCACTGATACAACCCGTGAAAAGTTAATCTGCGGTGAGTTGGAGTCACTATTTCTTCGGTCCTTCAGCCAATTTCGCGAGTCTTTTTCGTTTCGTACTGATTATTTAGTGTTCAAGTGCTATAAAACGATGGGAAACCACCGCCATATGCCAGTAATCACGCGGTCGAGAAGTCTGGCCACTTCTTTGCATAAGAAATGAATAGGAATTCCGGTTAAAGCTCTTGAAGAGCGGGAAAAAGTAGACATGCAGTTTAGCTGCATTGCTAAGATAAATAATATGGATCTTACATCATACTTATGCTCGACGCATAGCCTAGGGTGATGCAttagtgttttgaaatttaGCGTCGTCGACACACTCTCAGAGAGCTATTTTAGAACCGGAGAGATTAATATTGAGCCGCGTTGTCgacaataggccatttccgaattatctttggcctttttttcaaagctagTCCTGGTCTTCATCCTctcatatgaaaattaattttcattcacatgcaaatgaaaactaattttaaagGAAAGGATGAGTACTGAGGACTagctttgaaatagaggccaaaggtaattcggaaatggtctattgtatGGAATTTCAGCTCGCTTGCTAACGAGGGCGGATTATTATTTGCGAATTAAAAGTAAAGTGCTTGCAGATTCGAACTGCACGGTCAAAGAGTAAAGAGCCTTAATTCAATATGTGGAGATTGTGTCTAAGTTTTTTGAGAGCTAAAGGGCTATTAATGGAGGAAGAACAATAGCATGCATAGAAGCAGTTCAAACTGAAAGGTGTAAGGTccttctgttttgttttgtttgcttggttttttttttttttttgcaataacgCCACTCTTGCGATTAAATAACGCTGCGAAATACGTGCTGAAAACTAGTTAACAAATATTAATTCCCGACCCTGGATGAGAAGAGAATCTACAATACTCGGGCCCAAAGTCAAGGAacaacaaaccaaaacaacttgaatgaACACAGTAAAACAAACCTTTACTATACGTGTTTGTTAATGAAACGAACCAATACGAAAAAGTTGATGAAAGAAGATGTATCAGATGAATTATTTGTTGGAAGATTTAAGCGTTGGCCAACTTGcaaactagaaaaaaaaaaagcaagagtTCCACGTTTAAATGCTGTAGGTGAGCAATGGAgattatggctttttagatgGACGCTTTCGCCTAGGTTCTCAACACTGTTGAAGAGGTATATTTTGCAAAGTGGCAAACCTATCTTCCTTAACAGTCCATTGAGGTATTAAGAGCAAAAGGTCCCTTGGAAGAGACACAATTATTAAATTCTTTAATTCTAATTATCTTGAACAGCTTTTAGGGAATTGGAGACTATCAACACGAAATCAACTATCAACACGAAATCCATAACTGTTGcagtgaaaatgaagaaaaatttagGAGTATTTGAGTGAAGGCAACATTAAATCTTTTGCATGAAgcatttttcctcaaaatttaGGACGAAAGTTTAGACGGTATTGTTGAGCTGGGCTTTATGTAAAGAATTCCAAAGATTGCCATACAACAGCAATTCAACCCTTAAATccattgaataaataaatgtagATCTGATTGAATCCCAGTAGAGCGAGTTCGATCGTAGACACAATCAGTTGACATACTCTGACCTGGGTGGAGAGATCACTTCATTCAGCGCACTACTCTTTTGTTGAATTTAGCTGTTAACTTAATCCTACGCTAACGAGATCGTGAAACTCATTCAAAAATCAACGCGACTCTTAATGCTTTTAGGTAACATCTCCGGTTACTGAAGTTGCAAGCTGGAATGCCCCTCTACTGTATGCGAGTTTGTTTTGCCCTCTACTTCGGGGTATTGACTGCTACATAAGAAAAACGAAATACCTATTTCATTAAAGGCAGGTCATTTCCGTCAAATTGTTTgcagtgttttttgtttttctcggtgttttgtttatatttcTATTACTCAAGTTATTGACCCTTACTGTGGGTGCTGGAATGTTCTGTTTAGAAATTTGTCGGGGGTATTTCTGACAAATAGTCCatttaacaacaaaatgaTTCTCTTAACctatttttctcaaatttcatAATTATAGGTTTTTTAAGTCACTGAGTTGGTGGTGGGGTGAAATAAAAGCCGAATACTACAAGCAAAGGAATCACCGCAAACATTTGTGACATCTATGAAGGGAAGGCCAccatgaaaaattaaaggatCGCAAAGCcaaaaatgtcagttttgttctcccttaaaagaaaaaagttccAAGACAACATACCATATTACCCGCGATGTTTAGTTACGACATTGTGTAAGCTAAAAACAAATACAcggcaaaatttttaattgaGAATCATTTCTACTCATGTATGGAATTCTCGAGGACAGAAGACCTTAATCGCACCCTCCTAACCTCAATAGGTCGACAACAACTACTACCAACCATAAATTGAATCACGAAATGACAAACCATTCGCGGTTGGGCAGAACTTGAACTGATCTGGTAACTTGAAGGGTTAAATCGCTGCCCTTCCCTTTTCGTCTCTTACAGAGTCTTCAAAGTCATTCTGTCCTCCTTAAATCAAGATCGCATATCTGGAGAAAATCCTTACTGactgcattcattttaaacctaATAAGTTAAACATCTCAATTATAACGGCTTGATTTAGATTCTGATGTTTTGTCGCTGGAATgttagttaaaaaaatatacaat contains:
- the LOC141874656 gene encoding transcription factor LBX2-like isoform X5; the protein is MENQRAGNTSSGPQTFHLNGRDSPQQNDRETSNKTLPFSIEAILSSPHPKREKPRLRKCLSPRENRSSLWSPLSHLEDFTTHNLPEDFKDASENAEIASRSLQHKLAAFQARLNARKRRKARTCFTNQQIFELERRFVYQKYLSPSDRDEIAHSLGISGAQVITWFQNRRAKFRRDLEELKSDVQAAKIMDNREISKLCFLSH
- the LOC141874656 gene encoding transcription factor LBX2-like isoform X1, whose protein sequence is MENQRAGNTSSGPQTFHLNGRDSPQQNDRETSNKTLPFSIEAILSSPHPKREKPRLRKCLSPRENRSSLWSPLSHLEDFTTHNLPEDFKDASENAEIASRSLQHKLAAFQARLNARKRRKARTCFTNQQIFELERRFVYQKYLSPSDRDEIAHSLGISGAQVITWFQNRRAKFRRDLEELKSDVQAAKIMDNREISKLYSQACSIPQRTSADIVRYRGLHQLKKVTSPVTEVASWNAPLLYASLFCPLLRGIDCYIRKTKYLFH
- the LOC141874656 gene encoding transcription factor LBX2-like isoform X6, giving the protein MENQRAGNTSSGPQTFHLNGRDSPQQNDRETSNKTLPFSIEAILSSPHPKREKPRLRKCLSPRENRSSLWSPLSHLEDFTTHNLPEDFKDASENAEIASRSLQHKLAAFQARLNARKRRKARTCFTNQQIFELERRFVYQKYLSPSDRDEIAHSLGISGAQVITWFQNRRAKFRRDLEELKSDVQAAKIMDNREISKL
- the LOC141874656 gene encoding transcription factor LBX2-like isoform X3; protein product: MENQRAGNTSSGPQTFHLNGRDSPQQNDRETSNKTLPFSIEAILSSPHPKREKPRLRKCLSPRENRSSLWSPLSHLEDFTTHNLPEDFKDASENAEIASRSLQHKLAAFQARLNARKRRKARTCFTNQQIFELERRFVYQKYLSPSDRDEIAHSLGISGAQVITWFQNRRAKFRRDLEELKSDVQAAKIMDNREISKLSKPVPFLKGLLPTLFATEDFIS
- the LOC141874656 gene encoding transcription factor LBX2-like isoform X2, with product MENQRAGNTSSGPQTFHLNGRDSPQQNDRETSNKTLPFSIEAILSSPHPKREKPRLRKCLSPRENRSSLWSPLSHLEDFTTHNLPEDFKDASENAEIASRSLQHKLAAFQARLNARKRRKARTCFTNQQIFELERRFVYQKYLSPSDRDEIAHSLGISGAQVITWFQNRRAKFRRDLEELKSDVQAAKIMDNREISKLYSQACSIPQRTSADIVRYRGLHQLKKVF
- the LOC141874656 gene encoding transcription factor LBX2-like isoform X4 — its product is MENQRAGNTSSGPQTFHLNGRDSPQQNDRETSNKTLPFSIEAILSSPHPKREKPRLRKCLSPRENRSSLWSPLSHLEDFTTHNLPEDFKDASENAEIASRSLQHKLAAFQARLNARKRRKARTCFTNQQIFELERRFVYQKYLSPSDRDEIAHSLGISGAQVITWFQNRRAKFRRDLEELKSDVQAAKIMDNREISKLCNISGY